From a region of the Acomys russatus chromosome 4, mAcoRus1.1, whole genome shotgun sequence genome:
- the Ogfr gene encoding opioid growth factor receptor isoform X2, protein MDDPDCDSTWEDESEEDGEDGQADDASDEDTGDDDGDAEETRPGPFQSRMTGYRNWRAMQDMRRYRHNYPDLADQDCNGDMYNLSFYKNEICFQPNGLLIEDILQTWKESYDLLEENHSYIQWLFPLREPGVNWHAKPLTLKEVEAFKSSKEVRERLIRAYELMLGFYGIQLESRDTGAVCRAQNFQPRFHNLNSHSHNNLRITRILKSLGELGLEHYQAPLVRFFLEETLVQHKLPSVRQSALDYFLFAVRCRHQRRELVYFAWEHFKPRREFVWGPHDKLRRFRPQAVPRPPMGLGQTDKSEGSRDTFQGAGTQGRTCGSGRDLSGHSGTADDPSLLSTKLQDVGTLDGDQRDEPKSLSPKESKKRKLEGNRQEQVSGEPDPQGVSEVEKIALNLEECALSPISQEPREAEQPCPEARVADEVRKRRKVEAGAEGDGVASNTQVQAHALPPTPSECPGVQKGESGPEDPNSQVETEDPNSQVGTDDPKSQVGTEDPESQVGTEDPESQVGTEDPESQVGTEDPESQVGTDDTGSQVGTDDTGSQVGTDDTGSQVGTDDTGSQVGTEDPGSQVGAENGASVNLVEDPDSDTTRTSMDESEELARIGVSTEPPKP, encoded by the exons ATGGACGACCCGGACTGCGATTCTACCTGGGAGGACGAAAGCGAGGAGGACGGCGAGGATGGCCAAGCAGATGATGCGAGCGATGAGGACACGGGCGACGATGACGGCGACGCGGAGGAGACACGGCCCGGCCCGTTCCAG TCCAGGATGACAGGGTATCGAAACTGGCGAGCTATGCAGGACATGCGAAGGTACCGGCACAACTACCCG GATTTGGCAGATCAAGACTGCAATGGTGACATGTACAACCTGAGTTTCTACAAAAACGAGATCTGCTTCCAGCCAAACG GTCTCCTCATTGAGGACATCCTTCAGACCTGGAAAGAGAGTTATGACCTCCTTGAAGAGAATCACTCCTACATCCAGTG GCTATTTCCTCTGAGGGAACCAGGAGTGAACTGGCACGCCAAGCCCCTCACACTCAAGGAGGTTGAG GCATTTAAAAGTTCCAAGGAAGTCAGAGAGCGTCTCATCCGGGCCTATGAGCTCATGCTGGGCTTTTATGGCATCCAACTTGAGAGCCGGGACACTGGTGCTGTATGCCGTGCGCAGAACTTCCAGCCACGCTTCCACAACCTGAACAG ccacagccacaacaACCTGCGTATTACACGCATCCTGAAGTCGCTGGGTGAGCTGGGCTTAGAACACTACCAGGCACCGCTGGTCCGCTTCTTCCTGGAGGAGACACTAGTACAGCACAAATTGCCCAGCGTGCGCCAGAGTGCCCTCGACTACTTTCTGTTTGCTGTGCGCTGCCGGCACCAGCGCCGGGAGCTTGTGTACTTTGCGTGGGAGCACTTCAAGCCGCGACGCGAGTTTGTCTGGGGGCCCCATGACAAGCTGCGGAGATTCAGGCCCCAGGCTGTACCCCGGCCACCAATGGGACTAGGCCAGACAGATAAGAGTGAGGGCTCCAGGGACACCTTCCAAGGGGCTGGCACCCAGGGTCGGACCTGTGGATCTGGAAGGGACTTGAGTGGGCACAGTGGAACAGCTGACGATCCCTCATTGCTGAGCACAAAGCTCCAGGATGTGGGAACGCTGGATGGGGATCAGAGAGATGAGCCTAAGTCCCTGAGTCCCaaagagagcaagaagaggaAGTTGGAAGGGAACAGGCAGGAGCAGGTCTCAGGGGAGCCAGATCCCCAGGGTGTCTCTGAGGTAGAAAAAATTGCCCTCAACCTTGAGGAGTGTGCCCTCAGCCCTATCAGCCAGGAACCCAGGGAGGCTGAACAGCCCTGTCCTGAGGCCAGAGTGGCTGATGAGGTAAGGAAACGGAGGAAGGTAGAGGCGGGGGCCGAGGGTGATGGAGTAGCCAGTAACACTCAAGTGCAGGCCCATGCCCTGCCTCCTACCCCTTCAGAGTGTCCTGGGGTCCAAAAGGGTGAGAGTGGGCCAGAGGACCCAAACAGCCAGGTGGAGACAGAGGACCCAAACAGCCAGGTGGGGACGGATGACCCAAAAAGCCAGGTGGGGACAGAGGACCCAGAAAGCCAGGTGGGGACAGAGGACCCAGAAAGCCAGGTGGGGACAGAGGACCCAGAAAGCCAGGTGGGGACAGAGGACCCAGAAAGCCAGGTGGGGACAGATGACACAGGAAGCCAG GTGGGCACAGATGACACAGGAAGCCAGGTGGGGACAGATGACACAGGAAGCCAGGTGGGGACAGATGACACAGGAAGCCAGGTGGGGACAGAGGACCCAGGAAGCCAGGTGGGGGCAGAGAATGGTGCCTCTGTGAACCTGGTGGAAGACCCTGACTCTGATACCACAAGAACCTCAATGGATGAGTCAGAAGAGTTGGCAAGGATAGGGGTCTCTACTGAACCCCCAAAGCCTTAG